The DNA region CGAAGGCGTCCTGGAGGGTGACGATGTCGCCCTCCATGCCCTGGACCTCGGTCACATGCGTGATGCGCCGGGTACCGTCCCTTAGACGGGAGATCTGGATGATCAGGTTGACCGCAGATGCGATCTGTTCGCGAATGGCCCGTAGAGGCAGATCCATGCCCGCCATGAGGACCAGGGTCTCCAAACGTGCAACGGCGTCGCGCGGGGAGTTGGAGTGGACCGTGGAAAGCGAGCCGTCGTGGCCCGTGTTCATCGCCTGGAGCATGTCCAGGGATTCTCCGCCACGGACCTCACCCACCACGATGCGGTCAGGACGCATACGGAGCGAATTCCTGAGCAGTTCACGGATTGTCACTTCGCCCTTGCCCTCGGTGTTCGGTGGCCGGCTTTCCAGACGGACCACGTGGTCCTGCTGCATCTGGAGTTCAACGGCGTCCTCGATGGTCACGATGCGCTCGTCGGCCGGGAGGAACGATGAAAGAACGTTAAGCAGCGTGGTCTTACCGGTACCGGTACCGCCGGAGACGATGATGTTCAGCTTGGCCTTGACGCAGGCGTTGAGCAGTTCCGCCATTTCCGGGGTGAGAGTTCCGAAGTCGATCAGGTTCTTCACCGTCAGGGGAACTTTGCTGAACTTACGGATGGTTAGCGAAGACCCGCCGACGGCCAGCGGAGGGATCACGGCATTCACACGGGAGCCGTCTTCCAGGCGCGCATCAACCAGGGGGGACGACTCATCGATGCGCCGTCCCACCTTGGAAACGATTCGCTCGATGACCTTGCGCAGGTGATCCTCCGAGCCGAACCGGGATTCGGTCAGAGTCAGCTGGCCCTTGCGCTCCACATAGATCTGGTCCATCCGGTTCACCATGA from Arthrobacter pascens includes:
- a CDS encoding CpaF family protein, producing MKLSERIQAAQAKSQPAAVPAAAPTPGAPAVTALLPNTGGTLPATHAQTAATTPSIRREGGQPTTGRQEPAAKPLQLLAEQHDVFKAKTQQPVDAFAALKQRAATALFERMGARFNDSTITEKELRSTAREELSRIIDAEQVPLTADERSRLVADVADDVLGYGPLQRLLDDPAVTEIMVNRMDQIYVERKGQLTLTESRFGSEDHLRKVIERIVSKVGRRIDESSPLVDARLEDGSRVNAVIPPLAVGGSSLTIRKFSKVPLTVKNLIDFGTLTPEMAELLNACVKAKLNIIVSGGTGTGKTTLLNVLSSFLPADERIVTIEDAVELQMQQDHVVRLESRPPNTEGKGEVTIRELLRNSLRMRPDRIVVGEVRGGESLDMLQAMNTGHDGSLSTVHSNSPRDAVARLETLVLMAGMDLPLRAIREQIASAVNLIIQISRLRDGTRRITHVTEVQGMEGDIVTLQDAFVFDYSAGVDQHGRFLGSPIPTGIRPRFIDRFEDLGIHVSAGVFGAPLASSGRH